In Desertibacillus haloalkaliphilus, a single genomic region encodes these proteins:
- a CDS encoding FxsA family protein, protein MGRILLLLIIIVPATEVGVLILSGNLIGIWPTVLLIILTGVLGAWLAKREGMQAIQLAQVQAQQGQIPSGMILDGICILIGGVVLLTPGFITDLFGFFLLVPQTRAIVKAFLQKLFEKMIKNGNFVFITRR, encoded by the coding sequence ATGGGACGTATTCTCTTATTATTGATAATTATCGTACCGGCAACAGAAGTTGGTGTGTTAATTCTTTCAGGAAACTTAATCGGGATTTGGCCAACAGTGCTGTTAATTATTCTCACTGGTGTATTAGGGGCGTGGCTCGCCAAACGAGAAGGGATGCAAGCGATTCAATTAGCGCAAGTGCAAGCACAGCAAGGACAAATTCCAAGTGGCATGATTCTAGACGGAATTTGCATACTAATAGGTGGCGTCGTATTATTGACTCCAGGATTTATCACGGACTTGTTTGGATTTTTCTTACTCGTTCCGCAAACAAGAGCGATTGTTAAAGCCTTTTTGCAAAAACTGTTCGAGAAGATGATCAAAAATGGCAACTTTGTCTTTATTACAAGGCGGTAA
- a CDS encoding response regulator transcription factor, giving the protein MTKRLLVVDDEESIVTLLTFNLEKEGYEVVTASDGVTALELAQTQGFDLAILDLMIPEMDGLEVCKQMRQNHVLTPILMLTAKDDEFDKVLGLELGADDYMTKPFSPREVVARVRAILRRVGHTQQAPVPEKPKTTTFTFGDVTIYPENFEVLLKNEPLELTPKEFELLLYLATYKGKVLTRDQLLNAVWNYEFVGDTRIVDVHISHLREKIEPNTRKPIYIKTIRGLGYKLEEPKRDE; this is encoded by the coding sequence ATGACAAAAAGATTATTAGTTGTTGATGATGAAGAGTCCATTGTTACGTTGCTAACCTTTAATTTAGAAAAAGAAGGCTATGAAGTTGTAACGGCTTCTGATGGAGTGACTGCACTCGAACTTGCACAGACACAAGGTTTTGATTTGGCGATCTTAGATTTGATGATTCCTGAAATGGATGGGTTAGAAGTATGTAAACAAATGAGGCAAAATCATGTCTTAACACCGATTTTAATGCTGACAGCTAAGGATGATGAATTTGATAAAGTACTCGGCTTAGAGCTAGGTGCTGATGATTATATGACAAAACCATTTAGTCCGCGGGAAGTTGTTGCGAGAGTGAGAGCAATTTTACGAAGAGTCGGACATACTCAACAAGCTCCAGTACCAGAAAAACCGAAAACAACGACATTTACATTTGGAGATGTGACGATTTATCCTGAAAACTTTGAAGTGTTACTTAAGAATGAACCGTTAGAATTAACCCCAAAGGAATTTGAGTTATTACTTTACCTTGCTACATATAAAGGGAAAGTGTTAACAAGAGATCAACTATTAAATGCGGTTTGGAATTATGAGTTTGTTGGTGATACAAGAATTGTTGATGTCCATATAAGTCATTTACGAGAAAAAATAGAGCCTAATACAAGGAAACCAATCTATATTAAAACGATTCGTGGATTAGGATATAAACTCGAGGAGCCAAAACGAGATGAATAA
- the pyk gene encoding pyruvate kinase encodes MRKTKIVCTIGPASESKDKLKQLIESGMNVARLNFSHGDFEEHGARIKSIREAAEEVGKTVAILLDTKGPEIRTQTLEGGSAELKQGQDLIVSMNEVVGNENQISITYPGLVNDVHVGSKILLDDGLIELEVTEVGSDQLKTKVLNNGTLKNKKGVNVPNVSVNLPGITEKDADDIRFGIEQGVDFIAASFVRRASDVLEIRELLEKHNAEDIHIIPKIENQEGVDNIEEILEVSDGLMVARGDLGVEIPAEEVPLVQKMLIKRCNEVAKPVITATQMLDSMQRNPRPTRAEASDVANAIFDGTDAIMLSGETAAGDYPVEAVQTMSNIAKKTETALNYEQMLNQRVKESQTSITSAISQSVSHAAFNLQAAAILTATESGYTARVVAKYRPRSPIIAVTSQEKVIRKLALVWGVMPLQGHTATSTDEMLEVTVQTSLQSNMVNHGDLVVITAGVPVGETGTTNIMKVHVIGEVAAKGQGIGRKTATGKVIVAKDAQEANEKMVEGAILVTPGTDREMVPAFEKAAAVITEEGGLTSHAAVVGLNLSVPVIVGVTTATETFSNGEQVTVDSSRGHIYRGQASVL; translated from the coding sequence ATGAGAAAGACGAAAATCGTATGTACGATTGGCCCAGCGAGTGAAAGTAAAGACAAGTTAAAGCAACTGATTGAATCCGGTATGAATGTGGCGCGTTTAAACTTTTCCCATGGAGACTTTGAAGAGCATGGTGCTCGCATTAAGAGCATTCGTGAAGCAGCAGAAGAAGTAGGGAAGACCGTTGCCATTCTTCTTGATACGAAAGGCCCTGAAATTCGAACTCAAACCCTTGAAGGTGGTTCAGCAGAGCTTAAACAAGGACAAGATCTTATTGTTTCAATGAATGAAGTAGTTGGAAATGAAAACCAAATTTCGATTACTTATCCAGGCCTAGTCAATGATGTTCATGTCGGGTCTAAAATTTTACTTGATGATGGGCTCATTGAGCTAGAAGTCACTGAGGTCGGAAGCGACCAGCTGAAAACAAAAGTTTTAAACAATGGTACGCTTAAAAATAAGAAAGGCGTTAACGTTCCAAATGTAAGTGTGAACTTACCAGGAATCACTGAAAAAGACGCTGATGATATTCGTTTTGGGATTGAACAAGGTGTTGATTTTATCGCCGCTTCATTTGTACGACGTGCTTCTGATGTACTCGAAATTCGTGAGCTATTAGAAAAACATAACGCTGAAGATATCCATATTATTCCAAAGATCGAAAACCAAGAAGGTGTCGATAATATCGAAGAAATTCTTGAAGTTTCTGACGGGTTAATGGTGGCACGTGGTGACCTTGGTGTTGAAATTCCAGCCGAAGAAGTACCGCTTGTGCAAAAGATGTTAATTAAACGATGCAATGAGGTCGCGAAACCGGTGATTACAGCTACACAAATGCTCGATTCGATGCAGCGTAATCCGCGTCCTACAAGGGCGGAAGCAAGTGATGTAGCCAATGCGATTTTTGACGGCACAGATGCAATTATGCTATCGGGTGAGACAGCGGCTGGTGACTATCCAGTTGAAGCGGTCCAAACGATGAGTAACATTGCTAAAAAGACAGAAACAGCACTTAATTATGAACAGATGTTAAATCAACGCGTCAAAGAGAGTCAAACATCAATTACGAGTGCGATCAGTCAATCTGTTAGCCATGCCGCATTCAACCTTCAAGCAGCAGCGATTTTAACAGCAACGGAAAGTGGTTATACGGCCCGTGTGGTTGCAAAATATCGCCCGCGCTCACCGATTATTGCGGTAACGAGTCAGGAAAAGGTAATTCGTAAGTTAGCGCTTGTATGGGGTGTGATGCCTTTACAAGGACATACCGCGACGTCAACGGATGAAATGTTAGAAGTCACAGTACAAACATCCCTACAGTCAAATATGGTGAACCACGGGGATCTTGTTGTAATTACTGCTGGTGTACCTGTCGGTGAAACAGGAACAACTAATATCATGAAAGTGCATGTGATTGGCGAAGTCGCTGCAAAAGGTCAAGGAATCGGCCGTAAAACAGCGACAGGTAAAGTTATTGTTGCCAAAGATGCACAAGAAGCAAATGAGAAAATGGTTGAAGGTGCGATCCTAGTTACACCTGGCACGGATCGTGAAATGGTCCCTGCTTTTGAGAAGGCAGCAGCGGTCATTACAGAAGAAGGCGGTTTAACGTCTCATGCAGCTGTTGTCGGTCTAAACCTTAGTGTACCTGTCATTGTAGGTGTAACGACTGCGACAGAAACATTCTCTAATGGTGAACAGGTGACTGTTGATAGCTCACGTGGCCATATTTACAGAGGACAAGCAAGTGTTTTATAA
- the icd gene encoding NADP-dependent isocitrate dehydrogenase: MANGEKIQVNNGKLDVPNKPVIPYIEGDGIGPDIWAAASRVIDAAVEKAYNGEKQIEWKEILVGEKAYNQTGEWLPEESLEAIREYLIAIKGPLTTPIGGGIRSLNVALRQKLDLFTCLRPVRYFTGVPSPVKRPEDTDMVIFRENTEDIYAGIEFKEGSEEVKKLIDFLQNEMGATNIRFPETSGIGVKPVSKEGTERLVRAAIQYAIDEGRKSVTLVHKGNIMKFTEGAFKNWGYELAEREYGDKVFTWAQYDEIVEKEGKDAANKAQDEAEAAGKIIVKDAIADIFLQQILTRPAEFDVVATMNLNGDYISDALAAQVGGIGIAPGANINYESGHAIFEATHGTAPKYAGLDKVNPSSVLLSGELMLRHLGWHEAADKVMASMDKTIASKVVTYDFARLMDGATEVKCSEFADELIKNL; this comes from the coding sequence ATGGCAAATGGAGAAAAAATTCAGGTTAATAATGGGAAACTAGATGTACCGAATAAACCAGTGATTCCTTACATTGAAGGAGATGGGATCGGTCCTGACATTTGGGCTGCTGCTTCACGTGTTATTGATGCTGCGGTTGAGAAGGCGTATAACGGTGAAAAGCAAATCGAATGGAAAGAAATCTTAGTAGGGGAAAAGGCATATAACCAAACAGGCGAATGGTTACCAGAAGAATCACTAGAAGCAATTCGTGAATATTTAATTGCAATTAAAGGACCTTTAACAACTCCAATTGGTGGAGGTATTCGTTCATTAAACGTTGCCTTACGTCAAAAACTAGATCTATTTACTTGTCTGCGTCCAGTACGTTATTTCACAGGTGTACCTTCTCCTGTTAAACGTCCAGAAGATACTGACATGGTTATTTTCCGTGAAAATACAGAAGATATCTATGCGGGGATTGAGTTTAAAGAAGGTTCTGAAGAAGTAAAGAAATTAATCGACTTCCTTCAAAATGAAATGGGAGCGACAAATATCCGTTTCCCTGAAACATCTGGTATCGGGGTTAAACCAGTATCAAAAGAGGGTACTGAGCGTCTTGTTCGTGCTGCGATTCAGTATGCAATCGATGAAGGCCGTAAGAGCGTAACATTAGTTCATAAAGGGAATATCATGAAATTTACAGAAGGTGCCTTCAAGAACTGGGGTTATGAACTTGCGGAAAGAGAATACGGAGATAAAGTATTTACGTGGGCTCAATATGATGAAATCGTTGAAAAAGAAGGAAAAGATGCAGCGAATAAAGCACAAGATGAAGCGGAAGCTGCAGGGAAAATCATCGTTAAAGATGCGATTGCTGATATCTTCTTACAACAAATCTTAACTCGTCCTGCTGAGTTTGATGTTGTTGCAACAATGAATCTAAATGGTGATTACATTTCTGATGCATTAGCTGCTCAAGTAGGTGGTATAGGTATCGCTCCAGGGGCGAACATCAACTATGAAAGCGGACATGCTATCTTTGAAGCTACACATGGAACTGCACCTAAATATGCAGGTCTTGATAAAGTGAACCCATCATCAGTTCTATTATCTGGTGAATTAATGCTTCGTCACCTTGGTTGGCATGAGGCTGCAGATAAGGTTATGGCTTCAATGGACAAGACGATTGCAAGTAAAGTTGTTACTTATGACTTTGCACGTCTCATGGACGGTGCAACAGAAGTGAAGTGTTCTGAGTTTGCAGATGAGTTAATCAAGAACCTTTAA
- the hflK gene encoding FtsH protease activity modulator HflK: MVSIKQIIIGFVALIGVAILGLFLVTGWYTVDESEQAALITFGKVDEEVSEPGLHFKLPWPIQKVEVLSRETFSLRVGYDESDGEVTSYTDEAKMITGDENILFADLVVQWRITNPEQYLFNTNQPTEVLYNATSASLRSVIGSSGIDDALTDQRPEIEASVREGLTELIDTYEIGITIMDVKLQDVELPTEEVRRAFTEVTDAREERLTKINEAERYRNQLINEAEGEKDAIMSRAQGTRAERIERARGDVAMFEALYDEYIASPEVTRQRLVLETLERVLPGTEIYIMDSNNDTVSYLPIRPLERNAGATDGGAN; this comes from the coding sequence ATGGTAAGCATCAAGCAAATCATTATTGGGTTTGTTGCATTAATCGGTGTGGCCATTCTCGGTTTATTTTTAGTAACCGGTTGGTATACAGTCGATGAATCAGAACAAGCAGCACTAATTACATTTGGTAAAGTTGATGAGGAAGTGAGTGAACCAGGACTGCATTTTAAATTACCTTGGCCGATTCAAAAGGTTGAAGTTCTTTCGCGAGAAACATTTAGCTTGCGCGTTGGTTATGATGAAAGCGATGGTGAGGTGACGTCATACACAGATGAAGCGAAAATGATTACAGGTGATGAAAATATCTTATTCGCAGATCTCGTTGTTCAGTGGCGGATCACGAATCCGGAACAATACTTATTTAATACAAACCAACCGACAGAAGTGTTGTACAATGCAACCTCGGCCTCACTGAGGAGTGTGATCGGAAGTTCAGGAATTGATGATGCCTTAACAGATCAGCGTCCAGAAATTGAGGCAAGTGTTCGTGAGGGGTTAACCGAGCTCATTGATACCTATGAGATTGGGATCACAATTATGGATGTTAAACTGCAAGATGTAGAATTGCCAACTGAAGAGGTTCGCCGTGCATTTACAGAGGTGACCGATGCGCGTGAAGAGCGTCTGACGAAGATTAATGAAGCGGAGCGATATCGAAATCAGTTAATTAATGAAGCAGAAGGGGAAAAAGATGCGATTATGTCTCGGGCACAGGGGACACGAGCCGAACGTATTGAACGAGCGCGCGGGGATGTCGCTATGTTTGAGGCGTTGTATGACGAATATATTGCTAGCCCAGAAGTGACACGCCAGCGCCTTGTTCTCGAAACGTTAGAGCGCGTTCTACCAGGAACCGAAATCTATATTATGGATAGCAATAATGATACGGTAAGTTATTTACCGATACGACCGCTCGAAAGAAATGCTGGAGCGACTGATGGGGGTGCGAATTAA
- the ytvI gene encoding sporulation integral membrane protein YtvI encodes MNHHILTLSMRLIIVVGTVIVVITGGYFLASITYPFIIGFIVAFLMNPFVNFLEGRLQIPRVLAVIITLCLLFAVVTAMVTLLVAEIISGSNYLAQSVPNHFQTLVHYLETFFVAEILPIYHQFLSLFNTLDIGQKTTVMNYIQSFSSQIATNVSNWIQQVLTGLSDLLLSLPNLATVLIFSFLATFFISKDWYRLTSMIEKTTPKKVVKSFKHVLYDLKQAFFGFMLAQLTLISMTCMIVLIGLFILKVEYPVTVALLIAIVDLIPYLGTGLIFLPWMIYTFFSGQLPLTIGLATLYAIVLLQRQLMEPKILAQNIGIDPLATLVSLFAGFQLFGFLGLLIGPTVLILIRTLHRANVFIDLKNFVIGKK; translated from the coding sequence TTGAACCACCATATCCTCACATTAAGCATGAGGCTAATCATTGTCGTTGGTACAGTGATTGTCGTTATTACCGGAGGCTACTTTCTTGCAAGTATCACATACCCTTTTATCATTGGCTTTATTGTTGCATTTCTCATGAATCCGTTTGTTAATTTTTTGGAAGGTCGCTTGCAAATCCCACGGGTTTTAGCTGTTATTATTACTCTCTGCCTTCTCTTTGCTGTCGTTACAGCGATGGTAACGTTACTCGTTGCAGAAATCATTTCAGGATCAAATTATTTAGCACAGTCTGTTCCCAATCACTTTCAAACATTAGTGCACTACCTTGAGACATTTTTTGTCGCCGAAATCTTACCGATCTATCATCAGTTTTTAAGTTTATTTAACACGTTAGACATTGGTCAAAAAACGACTGTCATGAATTATATCCAATCGTTTAGTTCACAGATTGCTACAAATGTAAGCAACTGGATTCAACAAGTCTTAACTGGATTATCAGATCTGTTACTCTCTTTACCAAACCTGGCAACGGTTTTAATTTTTTCGTTTTTAGCAACATTTTTTATAAGTAAAGATTGGTACAGGTTGACAAGTATGATCGAAAAAACGACGCCTAAAAAAGTGGTGAAAAGCTTCAAACATGTATTGTATGATCTAAAACAAGCCTTTTTTGGTTTTATGCTCGCACAATTAACTCTGATTTCAATGACATGTATGATCGTGTTGATTGGTTTGTTTATCCTAAAAGTGGAGTACCCTGTCACCGTCGCACTCCTGATAGCGATTGTTGACCTTATTCCTTATTTAGGAACAGGGCTGATTTTTTTACCGTGGATGATTTATACATTCTTTTCAGGGCAATTGCCGTTAACGATTGGACTTGCCACCTTATATGCAATTGTTTTACTTCAACGGCAGTTAATGGAGCCGAAAATTCTGGCTCAAAACATTGGAATTGATCCGCTCGCTACTTTAGTTTCATTATTTGCTGGCTTCCAACTCTTCGGATTCCTTGGGCTACTCATTGGTCCAACCGTTCTTATTCTCATTCGAACCTTGCACCGCGCTAATGTTTTTATTGATCTAAAAAATTTTGTAATCGGAAAAAAATAA
- the citZ gene encoding citrate synthase has protein sequence MSTTRGLEGIVATTSSVSSIIDNVLTYQGYNIDDLANNASFEEVIFLLWNGRLPKQAELTELTQQLAENAEVPQEIFEQMKAYPIEKVHPMAALRTAVSSLGLYDEAADDMSEEANRQKAIRLQAKVPTIIAAFSRIREGKEPVSPRKDLSFSANFLYMLNDKEPDEISENAINKALVLHADHELNASTFTARVCVATLSDVYSGVTAAIGALKGPLHGGANEAVMATLMEIGDVDNVEPYIRKALDNKEKIMGFGHRVYKNGDPRAKHLKEMSKQLTTITGETKWYEMSTKVDNMVTSEKGLLPNVDFYSASVYHSLGIKHDLFTPIFAMSRVSGWLAHILEQYSNNRLIRPRAEYVGPEKQVYVPIDQR, from the coding sequence ATGAGTACAACTCGTGGTCTCGAAGGGATTGTTGCAACAACGTCAAGTGTAAGTTCTATTATTGATAACGTTTTAACGTATCAAGGCTATAATATTGATGATTTGGCTAACAATGCAAGCTTTGAAGAGGTAATCTTCTTGCTTTGGAATGGGAGACTTCCGAAACAAGCTGAGCTTACTGAGCTGACACAACAGCTTGCTGAAAATGCAGAAGTGCCTCAAGAAATTTTCGAACAAATGAAAGCGTATCCGATCGAGAAAGTACATCCGATGGCTGCTCTTCGTACAGCAGTTTCAAGCTTAGGGTTATATGATGAAGCTGCTGATGATATGAGTGAAGAGGCAAATCGTCAGAAAGCAATTCGTCTACAGGCGAAGGTGCCAACAATCATTGCTGCGTTTTCTCGAATTCGAGAAGGGAAAGAGCCTGTATCACCTCGTAAAGATTTAAGCTTTTCTGCGAACTTTCTTTACATGCTAAACGATAAGGAGCCTGACGAAATTTCAGAAAATGCAATCAATAAAGCGCTCGTACTTCATGCAGATCACGAGTTGAACGCCTCAACATTTACTGCTCGTGTGTGTGTAGCAACATTATCGGATGTCTATTCCGGGGTTACAGCAGCGATCGGAGCGTTAAAAGGACCATTACACGGTGGTGCAAATGAAGCTGTAATGGCAACACTGATGGAAATTGGTGACGTGGATAACGTTGAACCATATATCCGCAAAGCTCTAGATAACAAAGAGAAAATTATGGGATTTGGCCATAGAGTTTATAAAAATGGAGACCCTCGTGCGAAGCATTTAAAAGAAATGTCTAAACAATTAACGACAATTACCGGTGAAACAAAATGGTATGAGATGTCAACGAAAGTTGATAACATGGTGACTAGCGAGAAAGGTCTATTGCCAAATGTTGATTTTTACTCTGCTTCCGTATACCATAGTCTTGGTATTAAACATGATTTATTCACACCAATTTTTGCAATGAGTCGTGTATCAGGATGGTTAGCACATATTTTAGAACAGTATAGCAACAACCGCTTAATCCGTCCTCGCGCAGAGTACGTTGGTCCAGAAAAGCAAGTATATGTGCCAATCGACCAACGATAA
- the mdh gene encoding malate dehydrogenase translates to MAIKRRKISVIGGGFTGATTALMVAQKELGDVVLVDIPQMEDPTKGKALDMLESTPVQGVDANIIGTANYEDTAGSDVVVITAGIARKPGMSRDDLVSTNAGIMKSVTKEVVKHSPDCYIIVLTNPADAMTYAVYKESGFSKNRVIGQSGVLDTARFRTFISQELNLSVEDITGFVLGGHGDDMVPLVRYSYAGGIPLEKLIPQERLDEIVERTRKGGGEIVGLLGNGSAYYAPAASLTQMVEAIIKDKKRVLPTIAYLEGEYGYKDLYLGVPTILGGDGIEKVIELELTDDEKAALDKSVASVRSVMEALPKE, encoded by the coding sequence ATGGCTATTAAACGTAGAAAAATCTCGGTTATTGGCGGTGGTTTTACAGGTGCTACGACGGCACTAATGGTTGCGCAAAAGGAACTAGGAGATGTCGTACTAGTTGATATTCCACAAATGGAAGACCCAACGAAAGGGAAAGCCTTAGATATGTTAGAATCTACCCCAGTTCAAGGTGTGGATGCTAACATAATTGGAACAGCTAACTATGAAGACACAGCTGGTTCTGATGTTGTTGTTATAACAGCTGGAATTGCGCGCAAGCCGGGCATGAGCCGTGATGACCTTGTGAGCACAAATGCTGGTATTATGAAGTCTGTAACAAAAGAAGTCGTCAAGCACTCTCCAGATTGTTACATTATCGTATTGACTAATCCAGCTGATGCGATGACATATGCGGTTTATAAAGAGTCTGGTTTTTCGAAAAACCGTGTAATCGGTCAATCTGGTGTGTTAGATACAGCTCGTTTCCGTACGTTTATTTCACAAGAATTGAACCTTTCCGTTGAAGATATTACTGGGTTTGTTCTTGGTGGACACGGTGATGACATGGTACCACTCGTACGTTATTCATATGCAGGCGGTATTCCACTTGAAAAATTAATTCCACAAGAGCGTCTTGATGAAATCGTTGAGCGCACTCGTAAAGGTGGGGGCGAAATTGTTGGTCTTCTTGGAAACGGAAGTGCTTACTACGCTCCAGCAGCTTCACTTACACAAATGGTAGAAGCAATTATCAAAGATAAAAAGCGCGTTCTACCGACCATTGCTTACCTAGAAGGTGAATATGGATATAAAGATTTATATCTTGGTGTCCCAACTATTCTAGGTGGAGACGGAATTGAAAAAGTCATTGAGTTAGAATTAACTGATGATGAAAAAGCGGCTTTAGACAAATCTGTCGCTTCCGTTCGGAGTGTAATGGAAGCTTTACCAAAAGAATAA
- a CDS encoding DUF441 domain-containing protein: MISQATLFMFVLLAISLIVKNQSLMVAVMALLVIKWIGIGDKLFPLIQQKGINWGVTVITIAVLVPIVTGEIGFKQLTEAVKSSYAWIALGSGILVALIASNGIELLQNDPHITAALVFGTILAVALFNGVAVGPLIGAGIAYLAMRVVEFFGSMGG; this comes from the coding sequence TTGATATCACAAGCAACACTATTTATGTTTGTCTTACTAGCAATCAGCTTGATTGTGAAAAATCAATCTTTAATGGTTGCTGTTATGGCCTTATTAGTAATCAAATGGATTGGAATTGGCGATAAATTATTCCCTCTTATTCAACAAAAAGGAATTAATTGGGGAGTAACAGTGATTACGATTGCAGTGCTAGTCCCGATTGTAACTGGTGAAATTGGCTTTAAACAATTAACCGAGGCAGTTAAATCTTCATATGCGTGGATTGCACTTGGCTCGGGAATACTTGTTGCGTTAATTGCCTCAAACGGGATTGAATTATTGCAAAATGACCCTCATATTACTGCGGCGTTAGTATTTGGTACGATATTAGCGGTAGCTTTATTTAATGGAGTTGCAGTTGGTCCACTAATTGGCGCGGGTATCGCATATTTAGCAATGAGAGTCGTTGAGTTTTTCGGATCGATGGGGGGATAA
- the pnpS gene encoding two-component system histidine kinase PnpS — translation MNKFGNRLIIAFLTVIFLVLVALGLIIGLIVNDFYINEASLYSEQLLWVVIISSFTFAFLVISSLCVKIFKQMIEPIEETKTVAQQLAKGDFKARIHEWKNDEVGQLSQSINVLAQNLGQITKSHQSQQAELETLIENMGSGLLFINVRGDITLMNRSCKEMFSEKTDQWVNQLYYKVIKQKEIIKMVQDIFMTEEKCRKQVELTSHIEVRHVEVYGAPVVGDDSRLRGLVLVFHDITELKKLEQVRRDFVANVSHELKTPVTSIKGFSETLIDGAIHQKDVREQFITIILKESERLQNLIQDLLELSRIEQDYFKLEFQKTNVITIVKDAVLLLEAKAKEKNIELTHTYEGNAVIDGDPTRIKQIVINLVNNSIMYTPSEGKIHVSVHEVASDVVLTVTDTGIGISNTELPRIFERFYRVDRARSRNSGGTGLGLAIVKHLVEAHQAKIDVESELGNGTTFSISFQKQQHQDK, via the coding sequence ATGAATAAATTTGGAAATCGTTTGATTATTGCCTTCTTAACAGTGATTTTTCTAGTATTAGTAGCACTAGGGCTAATTATTGGGCTAATTGTTAACGATTTTTATATTAATGAAGCATCTCTCTATAGCGAGCAACTGCTGTGGGTTGTCATTATTAGTAGTTTTACGTTTGCGTTTCTCGTCATTTCATCACTTTGTGTGAAAATCTTTAAACAAATGATCGAGCCGATTGAAGAGACGAAGACGGTGGCTCAACAATTAGCGAAAGGGGATTTTAAGGCAAGAATCCATGAATGGAAAAATGATGAGGTTGGACAGTTAAGTCAATCGATCAATGTGTTAGCACAAAATTTAGGCCAGATCACTAAAAGTCATCAGTCGCAACAAGCAGAGTTAGAAACGTTAATTGAGAACATGGGAAGTGGTTTATTGTTTATCAATGTGCGAGGTGACATTACGTTAATGAACCGCTCTTGTAAGGAGATGTTTTCAGAAAAAACAGACCAATGGGTGAATCAACTTTATTATAAAGTGATCAAACAAAAAGAAATTATAAAAATGGTTCAAGATATTTTTATGACTGAGGAGAAATGTCGCAAACAAGTGGAATTGACCTCGCACATAGAGGTTCGCCATGTGGAAGTATATGGCGCTCCGGTTGTTGGTGACGATTCCCGACTTCGTGGTCTCGTACTTGTTTTCCATGATATAACCGAGTTGAAAAAATTAGAACAAGTTCGTCGAGACTTTGTAGCAAACGTCTCACATGAGTTAAAGACGCCGGTAACCTCGATTAAAGGGTTTTCTGAAACGTTAATAGATGGTGCGATCCACCAGAAGGATGTTCGTGAGCAATTTATTACAATTATTTTGAAAGAAAGTGAACGGCTTCAAAATTTAATACAGGATTTACTTGAGTTGTCCAGAATTGAACAAGACTACTTTAAGCTGGAATTTCAGAAAACAAATGTAATTACCATCGTCAAGGACGCTGTCCTTTTATTAGAGGCCAAAGCTAAAGAGAAAAACATTGAGCTAACACACACGTATGAGGGCAATGCTGTTATTGATGGCGATCCAACTCGTATAAAACAAATTGTCATTAATTTAGTTAATAACAGTATTATGTACACACCGTCAGAAGGAAAGATTCATGTCTCTGTTCATGAAGTGGCAAGTGATGTAGTGCTAACCGTGACTGACACTGGGATTGGTATTAGCAATACGGAATTGCCACGAATTTTTGAACGATTTTATCGTGTCGACCGTGCCCGTAGCCGCAACTCTGGCGGAACGGGACTTGGGTTAGCGATCGTCAAACACTTAGTAGAAGCTCATCAGGCCAAAATTGATGTTGAAAGTGAGTTAGGGAATGGAACAACATTTAGTATCAGTTTTCAAAAGCAGCAACATCAAGACAAATGA